The DNA segment CCCACCTACGATGATGTTGTCAGAGAAAGCTCCTACCAGGACAATAGCGAACATTTGCGAGCAAGACGCCGCTACCAACAACACGAACAGTACTACAATAACCTAGACGATACCTGAATGCCTGGCCTTACCTGGTAAGTGCATGGCTGATGCTTTACCTACTCTATGTCTACTATATcatgattatataatatacagaGGTAGTGCGTTTCACAAATCTTGTCGGGACGAAATTTCACGGCcagtgaaaaattgttcTCAAATCCACTAGTAGACATATTTAGAGGCAATTCTATCCATCTATTTATTCTAATACATTTAATCGATAAACGCATATAAAATGTCCGGAATGGATAACACTACCAACTTCTTTGCTAGGAATAGAACAGCCATTGCGCTTACCGCTTTAGCGGGAGTTTCCGCCGCTGGAGCTTACTACTATTACAGTCAGCAACAATTAGGAAAGAGTGATTCACAATCAGACTCGAGCTCgaaaaaaaagaagaagaagtctAAGAAGAAGGCTAAGAACGGTGAAGGTGAATCAGGAGCATCTGCCAGTGACAGCACCGAAAAGAGCGTGAGCTCGggtgaaaaattgtacCCAGTTGATGCGAAGGGAGTTCCACAGATCGGGGACGACGCCGTCGCTAAATTGTCggaaaaagaaaaagatgaGTGGGCAATTGCATTGAAGGAGGACGGTAACACCGAattcaagaacaagaagtaCGACGAAGCGATTGTGTACTACTCGGCAGCATTAAAGTTGAAAACTGATCCGGTATTTTTTTCCAACAGATCTGCTTGTTACGCCGCGTTAAACGACCATGAGAACGTCATCAAGGATACCACCGAGGCGATCAAGATAAAGCCAGACTACACTAAGTGTGTGTTGCGTCGTGCAACCTCGTACGAAATCTTGGAAAAGTACACCGATGCTATGTTTGACTTGACTGCTTTGACTATCTACGGTGGTTTCAGCAACAAGTCTGTCGAGCAAGTTTTAGAAAGAGTGTTGAAGAAGCATTCTGTTAAGATTGTCGAAGCAAACTTGAAGAACAGAACTCTTGAATTGCCATCGGCATCCACAATCGGTTCTTTCTTTGGCGCCTTCGTCCCAGAAACTAACCCTGAAGGTTTAAGCGAATCATCTGAAGGTTCTGACAAGTTCTTGTTTGACGCTTTAGCTAACATTAACTCCAACACCCAAGAAGGTTACGAAAAGGCCGACACCTTGTTCAACCAAGCTGTTGAAGCTTATaacattgaagaattgacCAACAAGTCTGATGCCGCTGCTAAGGCTTCAATTGCTTTAGAATACTCGGCTGccatcaaattcttgaagaatgaCCCAACTGCTGCTGCTTCTGATATCGCCAAGGCTATGGCTTTAAAACCAAGACCAAGAACTTACATCTTTAGAGCTTTAATCAATGCTGATAAGGCCTCTTTCGCTGAAGCCATTAGTGACTTCGAAGAAGCCAAGCGTATCAATCCTAAGTTCCCTGATACTTTCTACCACTTAGGTCAATTATACTATCTTACCGGTGATTTGCAAAAGGCTGAAGAAAACTTCACCTTAGCTAAGGACTTGAATCCAAATAATGTTTACGCTCATATCCAATTAGCTTGTATCACTTACAAGAATGGTGATATTAAGGCTGCTGAAGACAAATTCACTGAAGCCAAGTTGAAGTTCCCTACTTCTCCAGAAATTCCTAATTACTATGGTGAAATCTTAGCTGATCGTGGTGACATTCAAGCTGCATGTAAGCAATTTGATACCGCTGCTAGATTGCAAACTGCTTTACCAACTTACTCAGTTGGTGCTTTACCATTGATTAACAAAGCAACT comes from the Debaryomyces hansenii CBS767 chromosome B complete sequence genome and includes:
- a CDS encoding DEHA2B06094p (similar to uniprot|P07213 Saccharomyces cerevisiae YNL121c TOM70 translocase of the outer mitochondrial membrane) codes for the protein MSGMDNTTNFFARNRTAIALTALAGVSAAGAYYYYSQQQLGKSDSQSDSSSKKKKKKSKKKAKNGEGESGASASDSTEKSVSSGEKLYPVDAKGVPQIGDDAVAKLSEKEKDEWAIALKEDGNTEFKNKKYDEAIVYYSAALKLKTDPVFFSNRSACYAALNDHENVIKDTTEAIKIKPDYTKCVLRRATSYEILEKYTDAMFDLTALTIYGGFSNKSVEQVLERVLKKHSVKIVEANLKNRTLELPSASTIGSFFGAFVPETNPEGLSESSEGSDKFLFDALANINSNTQEGYEKADTLFNQAVEAYNIEELTNKSDAAAKASIALEYSAAIKFLKNDPTAAASDIAKAMALKPRPRTYIFRALINADKASFAEAISDFEEAKRINPKFPDTFYHLGQLYYLTGDLQKAEENFTLAKDLNPNNVYAHIQLACITYKNGDIKAAEDKFTEAKLKFPTSPEIPNYYGEILADRGDIQAACKQFDTAARLQTALPTYSVGALPLINKATLISRESLERMDESEKLLTDACELDPKSELARISLAQIKLQKEQVDEAIVLFEESSNLARTIEEKVQATSFAEATKMQKRIKNDPILTKKIEEVMRKSMM